GCGTCCGACGGACGCGTAGTGGTCGATCACGCGCTGATCGATGCCCTCGTAGCGACCGCAGGCGAACACCAGCTGCGCCTCCTGCGCCAGCTCCCGCGCGAGCGGCTGACGGAACACCTCGCCCGACGGCGTGGGCACCACGAGCACGGCGTCGTCGCCCAGGATGTCGTCGAGCGCCTCGCCCCACGGCTCCGGCTTCATCACCATGCCGGCGCCGCCGCCGTAGGGAGTGTCGTCGACCGTGCGGTGACGGTCGTGCGTCCAGTGGCGCAGGTCGTGCACGCGCAGGTCGAGCAGGCCCTTCTCACGGGCCTTGCCGATCAGCGAGACGTCCAGCACATCGAAGAACGACGGGAAGATCGTGACGATGTCGATGCGCATCGGATCAGTCCTCAGACGTGGGGGTCTCCGCCTCGGGAGCAGGATCCGACTCCGGCAGCTCCTCGAAGAGGCCGGCGGGCGGGGTCACGACGACGCGACCGCCCTCGATGTCGACCTCGGGCACGATCGCCGCGACGAACGGCACGAGAACCTCGTCCTCGCCGGACCTCACGACGAGCAGATCCTGGGCCGGGAAGTGGTCGACGCGCGCGACCTTGCCGACGACCGATCCGTCGCGCACGACGTCGAGGCCGACGAGCTGGTGGTCGTACCACGCGTCGGGCTCGGGAACCGCGTCCTCGTCCTCGTCGATCCAGAGGATGGCGCGCACGAGCGTGTCGGCGGCGTTGCGGTCGTCGACGCCTTCGAAGAAGACCACGGGGTGCTGGTTCATCCAGCGGAACTCGCGCACCGTGATGGTCTTGCGGTGCCACTGCGAGTGCTCGGGCACCTGGAGCGTGAAGGACGCCCCGGGCACGAAGCGGCCGTCGGGGTCGTCGGTGTACAGCTCGAGCTTGAGGGCGCCCTTGAGCCCGTGGGCCTTGACGAGGCGGCCGACGCGCAGCTGGTTCTTCGCGGGCTTCGCGGCTGCCACGTCAGTCGTCCGCGACGTCGACGCGCACGCGCTTGCCGTCCGCCAGCGCGGCGACGAGGGTGCGCAGTGCCTTCGCGGTACGGCCGCCGCGCCCGATCACCCGGCCACGGTCGTCCGCGTGGACGTGCACTTCCAGCACATCCCCGCGTGACGAGGTGGACGAGTCGATGCGCACGTCATCCGGGTGAT
The Microbacterium sp. JZ31 genome window above contains:
- a CDS encoding RNA-binding protein codes for the protein MLAAALEHLVKGIVDHPDDVRIDSSTSSRGDVLEVHVHADDRGRVIGRGGRTAKALRTLVAALADGKRVRVDVADD
- the rimM gene encoding ribosome maturation factor RimM (Essential for efficient processing of 16S rRNA), translating into MAAAKPAKNQLRVGRLVKAHGLKGALKLELYTDDPDGRFVPGASFTLQVPEHSQWHRKTITVREFRWMNQHPVVFFEGVDDRNAADTLVRAILWIDEDEDAVPEPDAWYDHQLVGLDVVRDGSVVGKVARVDHFPAQDLLVVRSGEDEVLVPFVAAIVPEVDIEGGRVVVTPPAGLFEELPESDPAPEAETPTSED
- the trmD gene encoding tRNA (guanosine(37)-N1)-methyltransferase TrmD gives rise to the protein MRIDIVTIFPSFFDVLDVSLIGKAREKGLLDLRVHDLRHWTHDRHRTVDDTPYGGGAGMVMKPEPWGEALDDILGDDAVLVVPTPSGEVFRQPLARELAQEAQLVFACGRYEGIDQRVIDHYASVGRVRLVSIGDYVLNGGEVASMAMIEAVTRLIPGFMGNPQSLLEESHEDGLLEYPIYTKPAVWRGLEVPPVLLSGNHGAVAAWRREQSIERTRERRPDLLS